The following is a genomic window from Sphingobacterium spiritivorum.
AGCCCTGACCGAGAGGCTCAATACGGGGATCTGACTGTCCGTTGAAAGTCTTAAACTTAACAGGTCTTTCTTTGGCCGCTATGTAATTGACATGGTTGAGTGCAATAGGCTCTGTTCCCTGAAAATAGTAATCATCTGCAAACTTATTGCTGATTGCAGGATTAAACCCTTTCAGAGAATAAGAAATTACCAGCTTATCCCCTACCCGCAAATCGTCCAGAATGAGGTATGCTGCATAGGTCCCGTTATATAAAAACCTGCTGAGATCAGTTTCGTTGGCTACTACTTTAAATTTACTAAGATCCAGTTTATTATGTACCTTACCCTGTCTTATAAGCTGGATTTCATGAAAGAAAAGTTTTTGATAATCCGGAGAAAAGGAGACATATATCTGTCCGGCCTGATCGACACCATCTGTACTGACAATTTCTTTCACTTGTCTTGAGTATACTATCTTTTGCTCTATATGAACCTGATAATCGAGACTCTCGTATAAAAATCCGGCTTCTATATCCCGTTGATTTATCTTCTGAGGAGATTTTGAAGATTTCTGGATCCATACCGGTTTATTTTCCTGATAGATACGGGGAACCTGAGCAGAAATGCATATCTGTAAAACACAAAAGAATACAAAAGACAATAAAATATGCCTTAGTGGGATTGGGAACATGGCTAAAAATTGATTTACTCAAAAGTAATAAATTTTTGCGGAGATCAGATAAAGTGGGTATTAATTTATCATTTTATCCTTACGTATCTTCAATTCGGTATATTTAAAGTGTCCCTGCGTATTGGCCACCATAGCCCCAAGATATATCGTATTTTTATCTGATGAAACAGGAAAAACACAGGATCTGTAAGCGTTATGTTCCTCTATCGCTTTTTTACACACCCTGAAATTCACACCATCTCTGGAATAGGCAAGGTAAAGAGCATCTCCCATTGATTTTTTTACTGTACCTACATTGATAATCAGAAAATAATAGTCATCATACATACAAGCCTGTACATGCCATGGCGAATACTGGTCATTTAATTTGAGCCAGGGTTCATTCGCAAACTGTACCCATTGTCCTTGTTTATAGTTCGTAAAATCTACTCCATCTGCAGAAGTTCTTCTCAGAATATAGGAGGCCTTATTGCCGGGAAATTTATCCGGCAGATTATTATTCAGGACTTCATAGCTTACAAATTCACGACCACTGTGTAATACTGTTGGAGACAACAGGAAGTTGTTCTGTGGGGTAGCCGGTTCGTCACTGGTATAGCACACTTCGAGTGGCGACCAATTAGCTCCGTCATCAGATGTCTGTCTGAGTACGGCACGCTGAGGATTGCCTTTGCTGAGCTTTGCTGCATTATTAGCGCTTTTACTACCGCGGGACTGGAGTGCTCTGGCTGAAACCCAGCTTGATCTGTAATAGAGATAAAATTTATTATTATAAAATTCCCAGTCTACATCGGACCAATAGCCCCGTGCATCCTCATCATCCGGTTTTCCGCTAAAGCTTTCCTGCGGAGAAGGACATTTAATCAAAGGATTTTTGACGCCTGCAGGTGCATCCCAGTTGATGCCGTCATTGGATGTTACTATTGTGGGGTTTTCGAATGCAGAATATTTGGAGAATCCGGATACCGCACCGAAATAAGGTGTAAATACCATCCAGTATCTGTAGCCTCTGAATCCTTGCGGAAAATACTGAACATCGGGATGGCAATATGCTTTTCTATCCTGTGACAACGAAAATACACGTTCAGGATCCAGCTGGCCTTCATAATTACCATCCACATCAGCATTTATGATAACTTCACGAAATGGCTCCATACTTAATATCTGCTCATTGGGATTTTCACTTTCCTCAAGAGGAAGTTTAAGCGGCTCTTCATCACGCTTACAACTGGCTACAGTACCTAAAATAACGAGAACAAAGGAAAAGATAATTCCCTTTAGATAAGTATTAAGCCTCATATCCGGAAAAACTCATTATTGTTAATTCTTTAGTGCTGTTCGCCCGGCCGGTGTTTCTCTGCCGGCAAAATTTCGGATTTACTTCAGCATTCATAATAATTGGTAACGGACGCAAGATAAATAAAATTTACATACAAGAAAAGGGACCTGAAGGTCCCTTTTAATATCTAACAAATTGATAACGGTTTAAAACTCTATTTAACTGCGTCTACAACTGCTTTGAAAGCGTCTGGATTATTTAAAGCTAAGTCAGCTAAAACCTTACGGTTTAAACCAATGTTTTTAGCATTCAATTTTCCGATCAATTGAGAATACGAAATTCCGTGTTGACGAGATCCAGCGTTAATACGTTGAATCCATAAAGCTCTAAACTCGCGTTTTTTGGTTTTACGGTCGCGGTAAGCGTACTGTAAACCTTTTTCTACTGTATTTTTAGCAATAGTATATACTTTGCTACGTGATCCATAATAGCCTTTGGCTAATTTAAGGATTTTTTTACGTCTTCTTCTCGAAGCTACTGCGTTAACCGAACGTGGCATATTTTTAAAATTAGTTTGGTAAAAGGCGACATGTTTTTCAATGTACTTACAACCCTGTACCCGGTTAAAAAATTATTGTTAATTAAAATCGAATAAAACTTATTTTCCGATAGCAAGCATACGTTTTACGTTGCCCATATCGCCATCAGATACATAACTTGTTTGTGTCAGGTTACGTTTACGTTTTGTGCTCTTTTTTGTCAAGATGTGGCTTTTGAAAGCGTTTTTTCTTGCAATTTTACCTGTTCCAGTCAACTTGAAACGTTTCTTAGCGCTGGAATTGGTTTTTACTTTTGGCATAATACTTATAAATTTTATATCAATCTGTTAGATTCTTGTTATACTATTTTTTTGGTGCTGCTGCCGCTTTTGGCGCTATGGTCAGGAACATTCTCTTACCTTCCAGTTTGGGTAGTAACTCTACTTTACCATAGTCTTCCAGGGCCTGCGCAAAACGTAACAACAGGATCTCTCCCATTTCTTTGTGTACGATTGCACGTCCTTTGAAGTGTACATAAGCTCTTACTTTCTCGCCACTCTCTAAAAAGCGCATGGCGTGCTTTAATTTAAAATCAAAATCATGCTCACTCGTGTTAGGTCCGAATCGGATCTCCTTGATTACAGTCTGCTTTGCATTAGCTTTGATTTCTTTCTGCTTTTTCTTCTGCTCGTAAATGAATTTACTGTAGTCTATTATCTTACAAACCGGAGGAACAGCATTTGGCGAAATCTCCACTAAATCAAGTTCCAATTCATCAGCTAATTCTAGAGCCTTGCGTGTAGGAAAAACTCCCTGCTCCACATTATCACCTACCAAGCGTACCTCAGGCACACGGATAAGTTCGTTAATGCGGTGATCTGGTTCTTTCTTTCTCATTGGTGGACGAGGTCCACTGGGTCTTTTTAATGCCAAATGTTTGAAAATTAAACGGTTATTTCTTTAATTAATACTTCTCTAAATTCTTCGGGTGTCATTGAACCAACGTCTCCTGACCCGTGCTTACGAACAGAAACTGTGCCACTTTCTGCTTCTTTTTCCCCTACAATCAACATATAAGGTAATTTTTTCACTTCAGCGTCACGAATCTTACGACCGACTTTCTCATCACGAAGGTCAATCAGACCGCGAATATCGGAATTATTTAACGATTCTAAAAGTTTTTGTGCATATTCTTCATATTTTTCTGACACTGGCAAGACGATAAACTGCTCTGGGGCAAGCCATAACGGGAAACGACCCGCACAGTGCTCAATCAATACAGCGATGAATCGCTCCAGTGACCCGAATGGTGCACGGTGAATCATGACAGGTCTGTGTTTTGCATTGTCACTACCTGTGTATTCCAGCTCAAAACGCTCAGGTAAATTGTAATCGACCTGAATTGTACCCAACTGCCATTTACGTCCTAATGCATCTTTGACCATAAAGTCAAGCTTTGGCCCGTAGAATGCGGCTTCACCGTACTCCACGACAGTAGGTAATCCTTTTTCGTCTGCAGCCTCAATAATTGCACGCTCAGCCAATACCCAGTTTTCGTCAGAACCGATATACTTGGTTCTGTTTTCCGGATCGCGTAAAGATACCTGTGCGATATAGTCCTCAAAGCCCAATGCCCCGAATACATAAAGTACAAGATCAATTACTTTTTTAAATTCTTCTTTTACCTGATCGGGACGACAAAATAAATGCGCATCATCCTGAGTAAATCCGCGTACACGTGTCAATCCGTGTAATTCTCCGGACTGCTCGTATCTGTACACTGTTCCAAACTCCGCAAAACGAACCGGCAGGTCTTTGTAAGAACGTGGTTTTGTTTTGTATATCTCACAGTGGTGCGGACAGTTCATTGGTTTAAGGAAAAATTCCTCTCCTTCTACCGGAGTCTTGATCGGCTGGAATGAATCTTCACCATATTTCTCGTAGTGACCTGAAGTCACGTACAACTGTTTGTGTCCGATATGTGGTGTCACGACAGGTTCGTATCCTGCTTTCAACTGAGCACGTTGCATAAAGTCGATCAGCTTCTGACGAAGTGCGGCTCCTTTAGGCAACCATAAAGGTAATCCCATTCCCACTTTCTCGGAGAAAGCAAAAAGTTCTAGTTCTTTACCCAATTTACGATGGTCACGTTTCTTCGCTTCTTCGATGAACTTCAGGTAATCTGTCAGTTCAGAAGCTTTTGGAAAGGTAACACCATATATACGAGTCAATTGTTTGCGTGACTCGTCCCCTCGCCAGTATGCACCGGCTACGTTTGTCAGTTTGATAGCTTTGATAAATCCGGTATTCGGAATATGCGGACCACGGCACAGATCGGTGAAATCACCCTGTGAGTAGAACGTTATCTTTCCGTCTTCCAGATCTTTGATCAGGTCAAGTTTGTATTCATCACCCTTTTCAGTGAAATAATCCAGTGCTTCGGCTTTGGAAACGGCTTTGCGTTCGAATACTTCCTTGCGTTTTGCCAGTTCGAGCATTTTATCTTCGATCTGCTTAAACTCATCTGATGAAAATTCACGATCTCCGAAATCCACATCGTAGTAAAATCCTGTTTCAATAGCCGGACCAATACCAAATTTTACACCCGGATACAATGCTTCCAATGCTTCTGCCATTAAGTGAGCAGAAGAATGCCAAAAGGTTGATTTACCTTTGTCATCATTCCAGGTAAGTAATTTAAGGGAGGAATCCTGTTCGATCGGACGTGAAGCGTCCCAGATTTCGCCATTTACTTCGGCTGCTAATACATTTCTGGCTAATCCTTCAGAAATGGACAATGCTACTTGAGCTGCTGATGTTCCTTTTTCATATTCTCTAACGGAGCCATCAGGTAATGTAATTTTAATCATTTACAAGTATGATTATATGTTTAATAAAATATAGAAGCCGGCAGGACAACATATACGACTATGTAGTTTTACCCTACCACTCCTTTGTTAATTAGATTACAAAGGTACTGAAAATTAACCAACAAAAAAAGCTGTATTAACAGCCTTTGGAATGTATATTTTTCATACAAAAAAGTTCATTACACTATTGTAACAGGCTCTCACAGGCCGGTTTTTGTTCAGATATTTCGGTAACATTGTCCATAATCTTTGAATCGCTATGGACAATGTTATCAACAATTAATTATATCCTGGATTTTGCTGTAATACAGCATCTTTATTTGAGCTGATTTCATTAGAAGGAATCGGCCAAAGATTGTGATATTGTTCTATGGAAAGACCAGACTTTGGATTAAAGCGATGAGTTCTGTCATACAACTTGCCAAGACGAGCTAGTGTAACTGCCCTAAACTCTTCCATATAAAGTTCTCTTAACCGTTCATCTAAAATATAGTCGATATTTACATCTCCAGGTGAAACTTCCGGAGCATTTGCTCTTTTTCTGATGACATTAATATCGTCCGCCGCCAGATTGGTAATCCCTTTCCCCAGATAAGCCTCCGCTCTTAAAAGATAAGTTTCAGAAAGGCGTGCCATATATTTTTGCATGGATACCCGCTGTGACCCATTGAGATAAAAGCCATCAAAAGCATCCATTACATTCGTAACCATCGCAGGTCCGGCCGCCGCTACAAAATCTTCTGATGCAGGAGAGGTTTTCCTGATCACAGGGTAAAATCCACGAATCGTATCTCTGAAGTCCTGTGGTGTAACTTTGGCTTTATAACCATCCTTTACGTACCATTTTCCATAATCCGGAGAATTAGTCGGCACACCTGTAATCCTGATATCCCTTACTATGTTATACGCAGAGTTACGAATATCATTCGGAGTCCATATTTCATATAAGAAGTGTGATGTGGGTCTTATCCAGCCAATACCATTTGAAGAGATATTGCTGGCAAATCTCCCATTGGATTTGATGGGCATACGGGTACCCGAAGCGGCCTCAGTAATTCGAACACCCGGATAAGACGGTACGACCGCCCAGGCTGTTACATCACCTACAGAAGCTGCATTATTTAAGGTTGTCTGAATGACCATTAACCCTTCCCGATTGCCTTTACTGTAGTTTTGATTGTCGTATTCAAACAAATCCCGGTACACATCTCCGGGTTTGTCCGCTCTTCTGCCAAATCTGTTTTGCATCAGGGAGACCCCGGAATACTTGATTACTTCTGACGCACTGGCTATCGCTCCGTCATAATCTTTTAATGATATAAGGACTTCGGTCAGTACATGCTGGGCAATCTGTTTATTGACCGTTCCGTCCGTTACCTGATTAATATTACCCAGCAATCCTACCGCTGTCACCAGATCTGTTTTACATTGTGTATACACCTGTTCTCTGGTAGCCCTTACATAATCATAACGGGGTTTACTCAACTCATTTAACTCCAAAGGTACTCCACCATATAAATTAGCGAGCATATTATACGAATAAGCCCTGAAAAACAATGCCTGAGCCAAAAAATTGTTACGGGTGCTTTCGGGTACCTGAGTGGCATTCTGTATTCTGCTGATGATCAGATTGGAATTGGTAATAATCTTATAAAGGCTTGTCCAGATATTCTGAGGTATAAAATAGCTGGGTACCATAGTAGCTTTGTAAGCATTTAATTTTGCGGCGGGTTCATAATCTGTCGCATTGTACGCAAAATCTGTCGCATAATAAAGTCCGAAATAGGTATCCAGATTTATATTTCCCATATAGATGTTTCTAACATCGCTATAAAGGTTATTTACTGCAAGCTGGAATTGCACCTGATTCTGGAGTGAGTTATCAGGCGTATATATGGACAATAACTCTTCGTCCAGAAAATCACTTTTACAGGAGAATACTCCGATTCCCAGAAAAAGAAATATGACTAATCTAATTTTTTTCATTACTAAACAATTTAATTGTAGAACTTTAAAATGTGATGTTCACTCCTAATGAATAATTCTTCATAACCGGATATCCGTTAGCATCCAACCCCATCCCCCCCGGCATACGCAGACCAAGGGAAGACCGTTGCGAAGCCGGAGAATTTGCTTCCGGATCCCATCCATCCCAGTTGGTGATCGTAAACAAATTTTGAGCATTGGCATATACGTTCAGAGCTTTCACGACTTTTATACGTTCGATAAGTTTATCGGACAAGCTGTAGGTCAATGTCAGATCCTGTAGCCGGATAAAACTTCTGGATATATACGGGCCAAAATTTTCTCCCAGAGTAGGCACATAGGCCGCTATACTTCTATAACGGGCATCCGGATTATTAGGTGTCCAGTAATCAAATGCAAATGCATTATTATTCCGGATATTGTCCGGATTTTGCAGCATGATGCCCGGAGCGCCTAAGTATCCGTTTTTACCACCTTGTATGCTATTGATAAAGAATTTCAACTGAATATTTTTATATTGGAAACTGTTGGATATACCCAGACTGTAGGAAGGATCCAGCTTACCCAATATCTGCTTGTCCGCAGTGGTAATAATGCCATCTCCGTTGGCATCTTCAATCTTGTACTGACCAGCTTTGAATCCCTGTGCTGCCAGCGGTGCAGGAATTTCCTCACCTAACTGATACATGCCTGTTATTTTATAGTTATATACTACACCATAGGGCTGTCCTATAAAGAAACTCAGAATAGGATCAGATCCGTTTATCAGGTCTTTTTTTGTTCCATCGATATCCAGTACCTTGTTTCTGTTCCTAAAGAAGTTAACACCTACCTCCCATCTGAAGTCTTTTTTAGCGATCGGTACACCATTTATATTTAATTCCTGGCCTCTGTTCTGGATTTTACCGATGTTAATAAGATAACTGGAGAACCCGGTAATAGTGGGGGTGCTTATGGAATTTAGTAGATTTTTAGAATTGGAGAAATACAAATCCAAAGATCCTGAAAGACGATTGTCAAATAATGCGAAATCTACCCCGGTATTAAGTGAAGTAGTTGTTTCCCATCTAAGATCCCGATTTGGCAACTGCCCGAGATATGAACCAGCTTGAGCTGTTGCACCACTTCCATATAAATAACCGCTGCTCAATCCTACATTCAATTGTGAGAGGGTCTGGTATCTGCCGACTGTCCGGTTTCCGGTAGCTCCGTACGAAATACGCAGTTTCAGATCGTTAATCTGCGAAACTGACTTGATAAAATTTTCATCAATCATACGCCATGCAAATGCAACTGAAGGAAATACAGCCGTTTTATTTGTATCTGAAAAACCTGAGAATCCGTCTCTCCTGACTGTACCGGTAAGTATATATTTTTTGTTATAGGAATAGGATAATCTGGCCATCTGATAAAGCGCCTGTTCTTTCCATGGCAGATAAAGAAGATCGTTAGATACAGACAATCTTGACGGATCTCCTACATCCAGCCTGTCATAGTCTAATACACCGTTTAATATTCCACCGGCTGTTGTTTGCGTTCCATCATGCTTATTGATTTCAGCTCCATAGAGCAGAGTGGCGTCTACACCATGCTTGCCGAAGTCTCTTTTATAGGTCAGGATATTATCCAGTGTGAGGAAATAATCTGTCATATACCTTTTGTATGCAGTAGCTTCTACATTGGGCGCATTGTAATTAAACCGGTTGGCATAAATATAATTATTCCCCAGATTGACCCTGTAATTTAAGCCTTTGACATAAGGGATATCTGCGCTGACATAAAAATTACCGATCAGATTTAAGTTTTTGTCAGAATCGCGCGATCTTCTTAATATCTCCAACTGTGTCGGATTTGTACTTTGTGGATAAAACTCGAGTTGCTGTCCCGTAACGGGGTCAAAGGGTATACTATAAGGCCGTAAGTAGATCAGATCTGTAAATGCGGGCGACACTCCGCTGTAATTATTTATTGTTAATCCGGTTTGCGCGCCTACCGTGAGCCAGTCCAGTGCTTTAGCTTCCAGGTTGAGCCGGATACTGTTTCTGTTGTAATTATCATTTTTAACCAGATTTTTCTGATCAAAATAACCATAACCTAAGTAAAAGCGTATTTTTTGAGATCTTCCACTTATTCCGATGTTGTGATTCTGGATTCTGGGAGAAGAATTTGTCAGCAATTTCCACCAGTCCGCTTCATATCCATTCTTGTAATTGTCCGCTTCAATCACCGACAGCTTAGTCGATGGATCCCATTTTGGGTTCATCTGAGTCATATCATTCGGATCACGGCTTTCCGAAAGGTACCAGTCGCCGAGTTTCTGGATAAAGCC
Proteins encoded in this region:
- the rplT gene encoding 50S ribosomal protein L20; this encodes MPRSVNAVASRRRRKKILKLAKGYYGSRSKVYTIAKNTVEKGLQYAYRDRKTKKREFRALWIQRINAGSRQHGISYSQLIGKLNAKNIGLNRKVLADLALNNPDAFKAVVDAVK
- the rpmI gene encoding 50S ribosomal protein L35, encoding MPKVKTNSSAKKRFKLTGTGKIARKNAFKSHILTKKSTKRKRNLTQTSYVSDGDMGNVKRMLAIGK
- the infC gene encoding translation initiation factor IF-3; amino-acid sequence: MRKKEPDHRINELIRVPEVRLVGDNVEQGVFPTRKALELADELELDLVEISPNAVPPVCKIIDYSKFIYEQKKKQKEIKANAKQTVIKEIRFGPNTSEHDFDFKLKHAMRFLESGEKVRAYVHFKGRAIVHKEMGEILLLRFAQALEDYGKVELLPKLEGKRMFLTIAPKAAAAPKK
- the thrS gene encoding threonine--tRNA ligase, which codes for MIKITLPDGSVREYEKGTSAAQVALSISEGLARNVLAAEVNGEIWDASRPIEQDSSLKLLTWNDDKGKSTFWHSSAHLMAEALEALYPGVKFGIGPAIETGFYYDVDFGDREFSSDEFKQIEDKMLELAKRKEVFERKAVSKAEALDYFTEKGDEYKLDLIKDLEDGKITFYSQGDFTDLCRGPHIPNTGFIKAIKLTNVAGAYWRGDESRKQLTRIYGVTFPKASELTDYLKFIEEAKKRDHRKLGKELELFAFSEKVGMGLPLWLPKGAALRQKLIDFMQRAQLKAGYEPVVTPHIGHKQLYVTSGHYEKYGEDSFQPIKTPVEGEEFFLKPMNCPHHCEIYKTKPRSYKDLPVRFAEFGTVYRYEQSGELHGLTRVRGFTQDDAHLFCRPDQVKEEFKKVIDLVLYVFGALGFEDYIAQVSLRDPENRTKYIGSDENWVLAERAIIEAADEKGLPTVVEYGEAAFYGPKLDFMVKDALGRKWQLGTIQVDYNLPERFELEYTGSDNAKHRPVMIHRAPFGSLERFIAVLIEHCAGRFPLWLAPEQFIVLPVSEKYEEYAQKLLESLNNSDIRGLIDLRDEKVGRKIRDAEVKKLPYMLIVGEKEAESGTVSVRKHGSGDVGSMTPEEFREVLIKEITV
- a CDS encoding RagB/SusD family nutrient uptake outer membrane protein; the encoded protein is MKKIRLVIFLFLGIGVFSCKSDFLDEELLSIYTPDNSLQNQVQFQLAVNNLYSDVRNIYMGNINLDTYFGLYYATDFAYNATDYEPAAKLNAYKATMVPSYFIPQNIWTSLYKIITNSNLIISRIQNATQVPESTRNNFLAQALFFRAYSYNMLANLYGGVPLELNELSKPRYDYVRATREQVYTQCKTDLVTAVGLLGNINQVTDGTVNKQIAQHVLTEVLISLKDYDGAIASASEVIKYSGVSLMQNRFGRRADKPGDVYRDLFEYDNQNYSKGNREGLMVIQTTLNNAASVGDVTAWAVVPSYPGVRITEAASGTRMPIKSNGRFASNISSNGIGWIRPTSHFLYEIWTPNDIRNSAYNIVRDIRITGVPTNSPDYGKWYVKDGYKAKVTPQDFRDTIRGFYPVIRKTSPASEDFVAAAGPAMVTNVMDAFDGFYLNGSQRVSMQKYMARLSETYLLRAEAYLGKGITNLAADDINVIRKRANAPEVSPGDVNIDYILDERLRELYMEEFRAVTLARLGKLYDRTHRFNPKSGLSIEQYHNLWPIPSNEISSNKDAVLQQNPGYN
- a CDS encoding SusC/RagA family TonB-linked outer membrane protein, which produces MKTKLNAPECYDFLLVKVKLSAVKKILKTRKELILLCLMIGVSLTSMAQTSIRGIVKDESGNALSGVSVKIKNTNNGTSSDENGNYSITVPDRDAVLVFSIISFSPQEILPNGRTTLNVTLTSTQTQLDDVVVVGYGVRKRQDVTGAIAKADLSLQKQSPNGNVMSSLRGTVPGLTVGQVTTAGSDPSIMIRGRNSIAGTTSPLIVLDGLIYRGSITSINSSDIASIDLLKDASAAAVYGSQASNGVILITTKSGSGAQDKVTIDYSGSVSFQEMTKKDMRPVSGAGFIQKLGDWYLSESRDPNDMTQMNPKWDPSTKLSVIEADNYKNGYEADWWKLLTNSSPRIQNHNIGISGRSQKIRFYLGYGYFDQKNLVKNDNYNRNSIRLNLEAKALDWLTVGAQTGLTINNYSGVSPAFTDLIYLRPYSIPFDPVTGQQLEFYPQSTNPTQLEILRRSRDSDKNLNLIGNFYVSADIPYVKGLNYRVNLGNNYIYANRFNYNAPNVEATAYKRYMTDYFLTLDNILTYKRDFGKHGVDATLLYGAEINKHDGTQTTAGGILNGVLDYDRLDVGDPSRLSVSNDLLYLPWKEQALYQMARLSYSYNKKYILTGTVRRDGFSGFSDTNKTAVFPSVAFAWRMIDENFIKSVSQINDLKLRISYGATGNRTVGRYQTLSQLNVGLSSGYLYGSGATAQAGSYLGQLPNRDLRWETTTSLNTGVDFALFDNRLSGSLDLYFSNSKNLLNSISTPTITGFSSYLINIGKIQNRGQELNINGVPIAKKDFRWEVGVNFFRNRNKVLDIDGTKKDLINGSDPILSFFIGQPYGVVYNYKITGMYQLGEEIPAPLAAQGFKAGQYKIEDANGDGIITTADKQILGKLDPSYSLGISNSFQYKNIQLKFFINSIQGGKNGYLGAPGIMLQNPDNIRNNNAFAFDYWTPNNPDARYRSIAAYVPTLGENFGPYISRSFIRLQDLTLTYSLSDKLIERIKVVKALNVYANAQNLFTITNWDGWDPEANSPASQRSSLGLRMPGGMGLDANGYPVMKNYSLGVNITF